A region of Aquarana catesbeiana isolate 2022-GZ linkage group LG08, ASM4218655v1, whole genome shotgun sequence DNA encodes the following proteins:
- the LOC141105223 gene encoding killer cell lectin-like receptor subfamily G member 1 isoform X1 has product METTDNSGKKLWRPSWKGVIITLLVGSNIILIRIIEALVYKGQSLENEISQWKQQWMNITNSSAGIKKQLCENINEKPAGCTVCPDGWLRHGENCYYFSSGREYRTWNESREVCEEMGAHLLVIEDWKQQELIKRFSRLQAGQAKELFWIGLYRDGDGWRWVDGRLYNTSLFQISGESTDSCVQIHATAGYRKDRCQSKHNWICQKRSLKI; this is encoded by the exons ATAACAGTGGGAAGAAACTCTGGCGGCCTTCCTGGAAAGGTGTCATTATAACCCTCCTTGTAGGATCCAATATTATCCTCATCCGCATCATTGAAGCACTGG TTTATAAGGGTCAGTCTTTAGAAAATGAGATCAGCCAGTGGAAGCAGCAGTGGATGAACATCACCAATTCATCTGCAg GAATAAAGAAGCAGCTGTGTGAGAACATCAATGAGAAACCTGCCG GATGCACAGTGTGTCCCGATGGCTGGTTGCGGCACGGAGAGAACTGTTATTACTTTTCATCTGGTAGAGAATACAGAACATGGAATGAGAGCCGGGAAGTGTGTGAAGAGATGGGAGCCCATCTACTGGTCATAGAGGACTGGAAACAGCAG GAGCTTATAAAAAGATTCAGCAGACTGCAAGCAGGACAAGCCAAGGAACTGTTCTGGATTGGTCTGTACAGAGATGGAGATGGATGGAGATGGGTGGACGGTCGACTCTATAATACCAGCCT ATTTCAGATATCAGGAGAATCAACAGACAGCTGTGTACAAATACATGCAACTGCTGGATATAGAAAGGATCGCTGTCAATCTAAACACAACTGGATTTGTCAGAAGAGATCCCTGAAGATCTGA
- the LOC141105223 gene encoding killer cell lectin-like receptor subfamily G member 1 isoform X2, giving the protein METTDNSGKKLWRPSWKGVIITLLVGSNIILIRIIEALVYKGQSLENEISQWKQQWMNITNSSAGCTVCPDGWLRHGENCYYFSSGREYRTWNESREVCEEMGAHLLVIEDWKQQELIKRFSRLQAGQAKELFWIGLYRDGDGWRWVDGRLYNTSLFQISGESTDSCVQIHATAGYRKDRCQSKHNWICQKRSLKI; this is encoded by the exons ATAACAGTGGGAAGAAACTCTGGCGGCCTTCCTGGAAAGGTGTCATTATAACCCTCCTTGTAGGATCCAATATTATCCTCATCCGCATCATTGAAGCACTGG TTTATAAGGGTCAGTCTTTAGAAAATGAGATCAGCCAGTGGAAGCAGCAGTGGATGAACATCACCAATTCATCTGCAg GATGCACAGTGTGTCCCGATGGCTGGTTGCGGCACGGAGAGAACTGTTATTACTTTTCATCTGGTAGAGAATACAGAACATGGAATGAGAGCCGGGAAGTGTGTGAAGAGATGGGAGCCCATCTACTGGTCATAGAGGACTGGAAACAGCAG GAGCTTATAAAAAGATTCAGCAGACTGCAAGCAGGACAAGCCAAGGAACTGTTCTGGATTGGTCTGTACAGAGATGGAGATGGATGGAGATGGGTGGACGGTCGACTCTATAATACCAGCCT ATTTCAGATATCAGGAGAATCAACAGACAGCTGTGTACAAATACATGCAACTGCTGGATATAGAAAGGATCGCTGTCAATCTAAACACAACTGGATTTGTCAGAAGAGATCCCTGAAGATCTGA